A section of the Mangifera indica cultivar Alphonso chromosome 12, CATAS_Mindica_2.1, whole genome shotgun sequence genome encodes:
- the LOC123192903 gene encoding telomere repeat-binding protein 4-like → MKLKKGLDHGLNGFHVATIPKAPRSNRRRAVQHMKTDEDDGICPFELLASLARKLLQESEGSSASSNASGKDRTAIDKDAIKDGCQFEDKPLKKECLELGISEVSAVVSQSASQNCDYKRSLNEFPLPKDDDILEHTSKVIDSGFSGKVGGNAIYKSNIINVSLPSKVEGGSPNFRESFYDGMENVVEQQLETKGMEKGGLNRAETICSRDPTELRMTFPLLIKSDRDVKLPPCRNSVPNFLFSRHRNAYNKLAVRDYDDNLSRTNKVSNKLKVYRPVTLIGDRRIRKLRTSKYWKVAPKRKDLEFSRADGGVKPLYCKRKAYNHERCQNDALRKRRKFHDRNSVDTFDGGFSSESVANSPEKGRNGDKRCVSSISHGASGVTSSVAVRQASLHSKDSNVKFSIKSFKVPEIFVEVSETATVSSLKRTVMDAVTAILGGGLHVGILLHGKKIRDDNRTLSQTGISSEDSLDTLGFTLETSTVQVPPSLCSADPPLLLPCVIPQPAPRSPVTPTLDSAIHNALPDPSPTSEDNHVERNHEALIPHTDLLTDMTLPDSRAIVAVPTIKVESLAVVPVNQKIRRTDIAQRRTRRPFSVLEVEALVQAVEELGTGRWRDVKLRSFENADHRTYVDLKDKWKTLVHTARISPQQRRGEPVPLVLLDRVLAAHAYWSQHQEKQQGRHQPGILRIEA, encoded by the exons ATGAAGTTGAAGAAGGGGCTTGATCATGGTCTTAATGGATTCCACGTTGCCACTATTCCCAAGGCTCCCCGATCAAACAGG AGAAGGGCAGTTCAACATATGAAGACAGATGAGGATGATGGGATCTGTCCTTTTGAATTGTTGGCTTCTTTAGCCAGAAAATTACTGCAGGAGTCTGAGGGTTCCAGTGCTTCAAGTAATGCTTCTGGAAAGGATCGCACTGCCATTGATAAAGATGCTATTAAAGATGGATGTCAATTTGAAGATAAACCATTGAAAAAAGAATGCCTTGAGTTGGGAATCTCTGAAGTGAGTGCAGTCGTCTCTCAGTCAGCGTCACAAAATTGTGACTACAAGCGCTCATTAAATGAGTTCCCACTTCCCAAAGATGATGACATCTTGGAACACACTTCAAAAGTTATTGATTCTGGTTTCTCAGGCAAAGTAGGTGGTAATGCAATTtacaaaagtaatattataaatgtaaGTCTTCCAAGTAAAGTGGAGGGAGGCTCCCCAAATTTTAGGGAGTCATTTTATGATGGCATGGAGAATGTGGTTGAGCAACAGCTGGAGACTAAAGGTATGGAGAAAGGAGGTCTGAATAGAGCAGAAACAATCTGTTCAAGGGATCCAACAGAACTACGAATGACATTTCCATTGTTGATCAAGTCTGACAGAGATGTCAAATTGCCACCATGCAGGAACTCTGTTCCTAATTTCCTGTTTTCAAGGCATAGGAATGCCTATAATAAGTTAGCTGTTAGAGATTATGACGATAATTTATCTAGAACCAACAAAGTTAGCAACAAGTTAAAGGTATATAGGCCAGTGACACTTATTGGAGACCGAAGAATAAGGAAGTTGCGAACGTCTAAATACTGGAAAGTAGCTCCAAAAAGGAAGGACTTAGAATTTTCTAGAGCTG ATGGTGGAGTAAAACCTCTATATTGCAAGAGGAAAGCTTACAACCATGAGAGATGTCAGAATGATGCTCTTCGTAAGAGGAGGAAATTTCATGATCGCAACTCAGTAGATACTTTTGATGGGGGATTCAGCAGTGAAAGTGTTGCAAATTCTCCTGAGAAGGGGAGGAATGGAGACAAAAGATGCGTATCCTCAATATCCCATGGAG CAAGTGGGGTGACATCTTCAGTTGCAGTTCGTCAAGCATCTCTCCACTCCAAGGATTCTAATG TTAAGTTCAGCATTAAATCCTTCAAGGTTCCTGAGATATTTGTAGAGGTCTCAGAAACTGCTACTGTTAGTTCACTAAAG aGGACAGTAATGGATGCAGTGACTGCTATACTTGGTGGTGGACTGCATGTTGGAATACTTCTTCATGGGAAGAAGATTAGAGATGACAACAGAACTCTGTCACAAACTGGTATATCTTCTGAAGATAGTCTGGATACTCTGGGATTCACTTTAGAGACCAGTACTGTGCAGGTCCCCCCATCTCTGTGCTCTGCTGATCCTCCGCTTTTGTTACCATGTGTTATACCCCAACCTGCACCAAG GTCTCCAGTGACTCCTACTTTAGATTCAGCTATTCATAATGCCTTACCTGACCCTTCTCCTACCAGTGAAGACAACCATGTAGAAAGAAATCATGAAGCGCTGATCCCCCACACTGACTTATTAACTGACATGACTTTGCCAGATTCCAGAGCTATAGTTGCTGTTCCAACAATTAAAGTTGAGTCACTAGCTGTTGTTCCTGTAAACCAGAAAATTAGGCGAACTGACATTGCACAACGTCGAACCAGGAGACCATTTTCTGTATTAGAAGTAGAAGCACTAGTGCAGGCGGTCGAGGAACTTGGAACTGGGAG GTGGCGTGATGTCAAATTGCGATCTTTTGAGAATGCAGATCATAGGACTTATGTGGACTTAAAG GATAAATGGAAAACACTGGTTCATACTGCACGAATTTCTCCTCAGCAAAGAAGGGGAGAGCCTGTACCCCTGGTGTTGTTGGACAGAGTCTTGGCTGCCCATGCATACTGGTCTCAGCATCAAGAAAAACAGCAAGGCAGGCATCAGCCTGGAATTCTGAGAATTGAAGCCTAG
- the LOC123193529 gene encoding actin-related protein 5 isoform X1, translating into MPFIAKIKRQTDYNLFPSSTPIVIDNGASYFRIGWAGETEPRVVFRNIVQRPRHKITGETVTIVGDHDPALLKYFDCTRSGPRSAFDNDVVYQFEIMEYILDFAFDRLGANGSGIDHPILITECVCNPVHSRSKMAELLFETYGVPSVAFGVDAAFSYKYNQQHGICGEDGLAICPGFSTTHVIPFVGGEPVYKGSCRTNIGGYHVTDYLKQLLSLKYPHHMARLTWEKVEDLKMEHCYIAPDYFSEAQLFQKGTKEAEDKTRCWQLPWVPPPSEEPPSEEEIARKAAIKERQGQRLREMAEAKRSSRINELDNELHGLEFLLQQLEQVEQNNIPSFLSTTGYVSKLEIETSLAKVTQSLRKARGEPKSEQAEVEEKTEASVNEKYPLIQIPDNMLTPEQLKEKRRQIFLKTTTEGRQRAKQKRVEEGLERERKNQEDEQRRLENPELYAEQMRAKYRELSERIDQRKRLKKNGSHTNGNNTSGGVGRGERLNAAQRERMRLLTTAAFDRGKGEDTFGAKDEDWQLYKLMSKDNDDDDEGAEADEAELTQISSRLQEIDPTFVPKQELVPQQSAAEAPRLRPLTKEDFQIVLGVERFRCPEILFHPNLVGIDQVGLDEMAGVSMRRLLSKDEDLEQRLTSSILMTGGCCLFPGMSERLEAGIRMIRPCGSPINVVRALDPVLDAWRGASLYAAKLQFPEQTFSRMDYYEKGEDWLRRYQLQYTL; encoded by the exons ATGCCTTTCATAGCGAAAATCAAGAGACAAACCGATTACAATCTTTTCCCTTCTTCAACTCCCATTGTCATCGACAATGGCGCCTCCTATTTTCGTATTGG CTGGGCTGGAGAAACAGAGCCCCGTGTTGTTTTTCGCAACATTGTGCAAAGACCTCGCCACAAAATTACTGGCGAAACTGTAACTATAGTTGGTGATCATGACCCCGCATTGTTGAAGTACTTTGATTGCACGCGCTCTGGTCCTCGTTCAGCGTTTGACAACGATGTCGTCTATCAGTTTGAGATTATGGAATAT ATTCTTGACTTTGCCTTTGATCGGCTTGGCGCAAATGGGTCAGGG ATTGATCATCCTATCCTGATTACAGAATGTGTTTGCAACCCGGTTCATTCTCGTAGTAAAATGGCAGAACTTCTCTTTGAGACGTATGGAGTTCCGTCAGTAG CATTTGGTGTTGATGCTGCTTTCAGCTATAAATACAATCAGCAACATGGGATTTGTGGTGAAGATGGTCTTGCTATCTGTCCAGGATTTTCCACTACTCACGTTATTCCG TTTGTTGGAGGAGAGCCTGTTTACAAGGGTTCCTGCCGAACTAATATTGGTGGATACCATGTCACTGATTACTTAAAGCAACTTCTTTCTCTCAAATACCCGCACCATAT GGCTAGGCTCACATGGGAGAAGGTTGAAGACCTGAAAATGGAGCATTGTTACATTGCACCAGATTATTTTTCAGAAGCCCAACTATTTCAG AAAGGGACCAAGGAAGCTGAAGATAAAACCAGGTGTTGGCAGCTCCCATGGGTTCCACCACCATCTGAGGAACCTCCATCAGAAGAAGAGATTGCAAGAAAGGCAGCTATTAAAGAGAGACAGGGGCAACGTTTGCGAGAGATGGCTGAAGCAAAGAGGTCTTCTAGGATCAATGAACTGGACAATGAATTGCATGGTTTGGAGTTTCTTTTACAGCAACTCGAACAAGTGGAACAGAATAACATTCCATCATTCCTTTCAACCACTGGCTATGTCTCCAAGCTGGAAATAGAAACCTCCCTTGCAAAAGTAACACAGTCGTTACGAAAAGCTAGAGGTGAACCAAAGAGTGAACAAGCTGAAGTCGAGGAGAAGACAGAAGCTTCTGTGAATGAAAAGTATCCTCTTATTCAAATCCCTGACAACATGCTGACCCCTGAACAG CTTAAGGAGAAGAGGAGACAGATTTTTCTTAAAACCACCACTGAGGGGCGCCAGCGAGCTAAACAGAAACGTGTTGAGGAGGGATTAGAAcgagaaagaaaaaatcaagAAGATGAACAAAGACGCTT AGAGAACCCAGAACTTTATGCTGAGCAAATGCGGGCTAAGTACAGAGAGCTTTCTGAGAGAATTGATCAGCGGAAGCGACTTAAGAAAAATGGGAGCCACACAAATGGAAATAATACATCTGGAGGGGTGGGCCGTGGTGAGAGATTGAATGCTGCCCAGAGGGAAAGGATGCGCCTCTTAACAACAGCAGCTTTTGATAGAGGGAAGGGTGAGGACACTTTTGGTGCAAAAGATGAAGATTGGCAACTTTACAAACTGATGAGTAaagataatgatgatgatgatgagggaGCAGAAGCAGATGAAGCTGAGCTGACCCAAATCTCTTCTAGGCTGCAG GAAATAGACCCAACATTTGTCCCTAAGCAAGAATTAGTACCTCAACAATCTGCTGCTGAGGCACCGAGGCTGCGGCCTCTTACCAAGGAAGATTTCCAAATTGTTCTTGGGGTTGAAAGGTTTCGCTGCCCTGAAATTTTATTTCACCCCAACTTGGTTGGGATTGATCAGGTAGGATTAGATGAGATGGCAGGGGTATCAATGAGAAGATTGCTATCGAAGGATGAAGATTTGGAGCAGAGATTGACAAGTTCAATCCTCATGACTGGTGGATGCTGTCTTTTCCCTGGTATGAGTGAACGCCTAGAAGCTGGAATTCGGATGATTCGACCTTGTGGGTCACCCATAAACGTGGTTAGAGCATTAGATCCAGTTCTTGACGCATGGCGGGGTGCCTCTTTATATGCTGCTAAGTTGCAATTCCCAGAGCAAACATTTAGCAGGATGGATTATTATGAGAAGGGTGAGGACTGGCTCCGTCGGTATCAGCTGCAGTACACATTATAA
- the LOC123192423 gene encoding protein FIZZY-RELATED 3, with protein MDSPQRRKSGLNLPAGMNDTSLRLDFSGSFRTISNLTSPSSRSSTCSDRFIPCRSSSRLHTFELTEKESPVKEGGNEAYNRLLKSELFGADFGSVSSPAGKGSPMSPSKNMFRFKTDHSPGPNSPYSPSILGHDNGFSSETSTPPKLPRKVPKTPHKVLDAPSLQDDFYLNLVDWSSQNVLAVGLGTCVYLWTASNSKVTKLCDLGPSDSVCSVQWTREGSYISIGTTLGQVQVWDGTQCKRVRTFGGHQTRAGVLAWNSRILSSGSRDRNILQHDLRVSSDFIGKLVGHKSEVCGLKWSHDDRELASGGNDNQLLVWNLHSQQPILKLTEHTAAVKAIAWSPHQSGLLASGGGTADRCIRFWNTANGHQLNSVDTGSQVCNLAWSKNVNELVSTHGYSQNQIMVWKYPSMAKVATLTGHSLRVLYLAMSPDGQTIVTGAGDETLRFWNIFPSMKAPAPVKDTSLWSLGRTHIR; from the exons ATGGATTCTCCTCAAAGAAGAAAATCCGGGCTTAATCTCCCAGCTGGAATGAATGATACTTCTCTCAGACTTGATTTTTCGGGTTCTTTTCGCACAATATCAAACCTTACATCACCTTCATCAAGATCATCAACTTGCAGTGATAGATTCATTCCGTGCAGATCTTCTTCAAGATTGCATACTTTTGAGCTGACTGAGAAAGAATCACCTGTTAAAGAAGGGGGGAATGAGGCTTATAATAGACTGTTAAAGTCTGAGCTTTTTGGGGCTGATTTTGGTTCTGTTTCTTCTCCTGCAGGTAAAGGCTCGCCAATGAGTCCCAGCAAAAATATGTTCAGGTTTAAAACTGACCATTCTCCTGGGCCCAATTCTCCTTACTCGCCTTCAATCTTGGGGCATGATAATGGCTTCTCTAGTGAGACCTCTACACCGCCCAAGCTGCCAAGAAAAGTTCCTAAAACACCACACAAG GTTTTGGATGCTCCATCTCTTCAAGATGACTTCTATTTGAACCTGGTGGATTGGTCATCCCAAAATGTGCTTGCTGTTGGGTTGGGCACTTGTGTTTATCTATGGACAGCATCAAATAGCAAA GTAACAAAATTATGTGACTTAGGGCCTAGTGACAGTGTGTGTTCTGTCCAATGGACCCGGGAAGGTTCATATATATCAATTGGCACAACTCTTGGTCAAGTTCAG GTATGGGATGGTACACAGTGCAAAAGGGTAAGAACTTTTGGTGGTCATCAAACAAGAGCTGGAGTCTTGGCTTGGAACTCACGCATACTATCATCGGGAAGTAGAGACCGAAACATACTTCAACATGATCTTCGTGTTTCAAGTGATTTCATTGGCAAGCTTGTTGGACACAAATCTGAG GTATGTGGGCTGAAATGGTCCCATGATGACAGGGAACTTGCATCTGGTGGAAATGATAATCAG CTCCTGGTCTGGAACCTACATTCTCAGCAGCCAATCTTGAAGTTGACAGAACATACAGCTGCTGTGAAGGCCATTGCTTGGTCACCCCATCAGAGTGGCCTTCTTGCTTCTGGAGGAGGAACTGCTGATCGATGTATTCGCTTCTGGAACACTGCCAACGGTCATCAGTTAAATAGTGTAGACACTGGGAGCCAG GTATGTAATCTAGCATGGAGTAAAAATGTGAATGAGCTTGTGAGCACTCATGGATATTCCCAGAATCAAATTATGGTGTGGAAGTATCCATCAATGGCAAAG GTTGCAACTCTAACTGGCCATAGCCTGCGAGTACTATATCTTGCAATGTCACCTGATGGACAG ACAATAGTGACTGGTGCAGGAGATGAGACTTTGCGCTTCTGGAACATTTTCCCATCAATGAAAGCACCG GCACCAGTCAAAGATACAAGTCTCTGGTCATTAGGGAGAACCCATATCCGATAG
- the LOC123193478 gene encoding small polypeptide DEVIL 11-like, which produces MATLAHSVSAPPQFYFDEKWKLSKKEGSSRSRSSTATTATSSQRRCSFTRKCARLFQEQRARFYIMRRCVTMLICWRDYSDS; this is translated from the coding sequence ATGGCCACTCTTGCCCACAGTGTCAGTGCGCCACCGCAGTTTTACTTTGATGAGAAGTGGAAGTTGTCAAAGAAAGAAGGATCATCGAGAAGCCGCTCTTCAACTGCAACGACGGCTACGTCCTCTCAAAGAAGGTGCTCTTTTACTAGAAAATGTGCGAGATTATTTCAAGAACAACGAGCTCGTTTCTACATCATGCGCCGCTGTGTCACCATGCTTATTTGCTGGCGGGATTACAGTGATTCTTAG
- the LOC123193529 gene encoding actin-related protein 5 isoform X2: MAELLFETYGVPSVAFGVDAAFSYKYNQQHGICGEDGLAICPGFSTTHVIPFVGGEPVYKGSCRTNIGGYHVTDYLKQLLSLKYPHHMARLTWEKVEDLKMEHCYIAPDYFSEAQLFQKGTKEAEDKTRCWQLPWVPPPSEEPPSEEEIARKAAIKERQGQRLREMAEAKRSSRINELDNELHGLEFLLQQLEQVEQNNIPSFLSTTGYVSKLEIETSLAKVTQSLRKARGEPKSEQAEVEEKTEASVNEKYPLIQIPDNMLTPEQLKEKRRQIFLKTTTEGRQRAKQKRVEEGLERERKNQEDEQRRLENPELYAEQMRAKYRELSERIDQRKRLKKNGSHTNGNNTSGGVGRGERLNAAQRERMRLLTTAAFDRGKGEDTFGAKDEDWQLYKLMSKDNDDDDEGAEADEAELTQISSRLQEIDPTFVPKQELVPQQSAAEAPRLRPLTKEDFQIVLGVERFRCPEILFHPNLVGIDQVGLDEMAGVSMRRLLSKDEDLEQRLTSSILMTGGCCLFPGMSERLEAGIRMIRPCGSPINVVRALDPVLDAWRGASLYAAKLQFPEQTFSRMDYYEKGEDWLRRYQLQYTL, encoded by the exons ATGGCAGAACTTCTCTTTGAGACGTATGGAGTTCCGTCAGTAG CATTTGGTGTTGATGCTGCTTTCAGCTATAAATACAATCAGCAACATGGGATTTGTGGTGAAGATGGTCTTGCTATCTGTCCAGGATTTTCCACTACTCACGTTATTCCG TTTGTTGGAGGAGAGCCTGTTTACAAGGGTTCCTGCCGAACTAATATTGGTGGATACCATGTCACTGATTACTTAAAGCAACTTCTTTCTCTCAAATACCCGCACCATAT GGCTAGGCTCACATGGGAGAAGGTTGAAGACCTGAAAATGGAGCATTGTTACATTGCACCAGATTATTTTTCAGAAGCCCAACTATTTCAG AAAGGGACCAAGGAAGCTGAAGATAAAACCAGGTGTTGGCAGCTCCCATGGGTTCCACCACCATCTGAGGAACCTCCATCAGAAGAAGAGATTGCAAGAAAGGCAGCTATTAAAGAGAGACAGGGGCAACGTTTGCGAGAGATGGCTGAAGCAAAGAGGTCTTCTAGGATCAATGAACTGGACAATGAATTGCATGGTTTGGAGTTTCTTTTACAGCAACTCGAACAAGTGGAACAGAATAACATTCCATCATTCCTTTCAACCACTGGCTATGTCTCCAAGCTGGAAATAGAAACCTCCCTTGCAAAAGTAACACAGTCGTTACGAAAAGCTAGAGGTGAACCAAAGAGTGAACAAGCTGAAGTCGAGGAGAAGACAGAAGCTTCTGTGAATGAAAAGTATCCTCTTATTCAAATCCCTGACAACATGCTGACCCCTGAACAG CTTAAGGAGAAGAGGAGACAGATTTTTCTTAAAACCACCACTGAGGGGCGCCAGCGAGCTAAACAGAAACGTGTTGAGGAGGGATTAGAAcgagaaagaaaaaatcaagAAGATGAACAAAGACGCTT AGAGAACCCAGAACTTTATGCTGAGCAAATGCGGGCTAAGTACAGAGAGCTTTCTGAGAGAATTGATCAGCGGAAGCGACTTAAGAAAAATGGGAGCCACACAAATGGAAATAATACATCTGGAGGGGTGGGCCGTGGTGAGAGATTGAATGCTGCCCAGAGGGAAAGGATGCGCCTCTTAACAACAGCAGCTTTTGATAGAGGGAAGGGTGAGGACACTTTTGGTGCAAAAGATGAAGATTGGCAACTTTACAAACTGATGAGTAaagataatgatgatgatgatgagggaGCAGAAGCAGATGAAGCTGAGCTGACCCAAATCTCTTCTAGGCTGCAG GAAATAGACCCAACATTTGTCCCTAAGCAAGAATTAGTACCTCAACAATCTGCTGCTGAGGCACCGAGGCTGCGGCCTCTTACCAAGGAAGATTTCCAAATTGTTCTTGGGGTTGAAAGGTTTCGCTGCCCTGAAATTTTATTTCACCCCAACTTGGTTGGGATTGATCAGGTAGGATTAGATGAGATGGCAGGGGTATCAATGAGAAGATTGCTATCGAAGGATGAAGATTTGGAGCAGAGATTGACAAGTTCAATCCTCATGACTGGTGGATGCTGTCTTTTCCCTGGTATGAGTGAACGCCTAGAAGCTGGAATTCGGATGATTCGACCTTGTGGGTCACCCATAAACGTGGTTAGAGCATTAGATCCAGTTCTTGACGCATGGCGGGGTGCCTCTTTATATGCTGCTAAGTTGCAATTCCCAGAGCAAACATTTAGCAGGATGGATTATTATGAGAAGGGTGAGGACTGGCTCCGTCGGTATCAGCTGCAGTACACATTATAA
- the LOC123192902 gene encoding scarecrow-like protein 33 has translation MAMDHQLRGYNASVDQYRLNDETFLALPNQNLGNGFNDNDGFVSFEEMQFLLPDAIPDNPTPPPSLVVSQEVNLHDQDYDFNDVVLKYINDMLMEEDIGEKACMFQESSAALQAAERSLYEVLGKQYPPSPNLDPKTHLDQNHGILGVNLDLDFSCFDNSVGNSNIDSLVDHGWNFDLGEYTGSNLASQTTSCGSGNNNGNVADGFVDSPESTLDISQIFSNSESLMQFRKGFEEASKFLPNGNSLIFDLENNSLSSKQPNEEFRNVVNTVGKKPDNGCCPDGSRGRKNPYSDDVNLESGRINKQSAVYTESTVSQEMFDIVLLNPGESESQIRKALQNGMSKSVQQSKEPKGPTGGKGRGKKQGAKKDVVDLRNLLTLFAQAVAANDTRNADLFLKKIRQHSSSGGDGMQRMACIFADGLEARLAGAGTKVYNNLIKMRAASAADVLKAYHLFLAACPFRKISNFFSNKTIMNLAEKATTLHIIDFGIMYGFQWPCLIQRLSSRRGGPPRLRITGIDLPQPGFRPAERVEETGRRLAKYAETFNVPFEFNAIAQKWDTIQLEDLKIESGEVLVVNSLYRLKNMLDETVIAEAPRDIVLKLIRKIHPDVFIQGIVNGAYSAPFFITRFREAIFFFSTLFDMFETILPRDIPERMLMERELLGREAMNVIACEDAERIERPETYRRWQYRIMRAGFTQLPLNKDIMKMAKERVEACYHKDFVIDEDNQWLLQGWKGRIAFALSSWKPSC, from the coding sequence ATGGCCATGGATCATCAGTTGAGAGGATACAATGCTTCTGTGGATCAATACAGGCTtaatgatgaaacctttttggcCTTACCCAATCAAAATCTTGGTAATGGATTCAATGATAATGATGGTTTTGTTAGCTTTGAAGAAATGCAGTTTTTGCTACCTGATGCAATTCCTGATAATCCAACACCACCACCCTCGTTGGTTGTGTCCCAAGAGGTTAATTTACACGATCAGGattatgattttaatgatgTAGTTCttaagtacataaatgatatgCTAATGGAAGAGGACATTGGAGAGAAGGCCTGTATGTTTCAAGAGTCTTCAGCGGCTCTTCAAGCTGCTGAGAGGTCCTTGTATGAGGTTCTTGGGAAGCAGTATCCTCCTTCACCCAATCTTGACCCGAAAACTCACCTTGATCAAAACCATGGAATCCTAGGTGTAAATCTTGATTTGGATTTTTCATGCTTTGACAATAGTGTTGGAAATTCTAATATTGATAGCTTGGTGGATCATGGATGGAATTTTGATTTGGGTGAGTATACGGGTTCAAATTTAGCTTCTCAAACAACTTCTTGTGGCTCAGGGAACAACAATGGTAATGTAGCTGATGGGTTTGTAGATTCCCCGGAGAGTACTCTTGACATATCCCAAATATTTAGCAATAGTGAATCTCTAATGCAATTTAGGAAAGGGTTTGAAGAGGCAAGTAAGTTTCTTCCTAATGGGAATTCCTTGATATTTGATCTGGAAAATAACAGTTTGTCATCTAAACAGCCGAATGAAGAATTTAGAAATGTGGTAAATACGGTGGGCAAGAAGCCTGACAACGGGTGCTGTCCTGATGGGTCACGGGGAAGGAAAAACCCTTACAGTGATGATGTGAATTTAGAGAGTGGGAGAATTAATAAGCAGTCAGCAGTTTATACTGAATCAACAGTCAGTCAAGAAATGTTTGATATTGTATTGCTAAATCCTGGAGAAAGTGAATCTCAGATTCGTAAAGCTTTGCAGAATGGGATGAGCAAGAGTGTGCAGCAAAGTAAAGAACCAAAAGGGCCTACTGGTGGTAAGGGACGTGGAAAGAAGCAGGGAGCTAAAAAGGATGTGGTTGATTTAAGAAATCTGCTGACCCTTTTTGCACAAGCTGTTGCGGCCAATGATACAAGGAATGCAGATCTGTTTCTGAAGAAAATTAGACAGCACTCTTCTTCTGGGGGGGATGGAATGCAGAGAATGGCTTGTATTTTTGCTGACGGACTTGAGGCACGCTTGGCTGGTGCTGGAACCAAGGTATACAATAATCTAATCAAAATGCGAGCTGCATCAGCTGCTGATGTCTTGAAAGCTTACCATCTGTTTCTTGCTGCTTGTCCATTCCGGAAGATCTCAAATTTCTTctcaaacaaaacaatcatgAATTTGGCTGAGAAAGCAACAACACTTCACATAATAGACTTTGGTATTATGTATGGTTTTCAATGGCCATGCCTCATACAGCGTCTTTCGTCTAGGCGTGGGGGACCTCCTAGGCTTCGGATAACTGGGATTGATCTTCCACAACCAGGTTTTCGACCAGCAGAAAGGGTTGAGGAGACAGGTCGTCGCTTGGCAAAGTATGCAGAGACTTTTAATGTTCCATTTGAATTCAATGCAATTGCACAAAAGTGGGACACCATTCAACTTGAGGATCTCAAGATTGAGAGTGGTGAAGTACTTGTCGTGAACTCTTTGTATCGCCTGAAAAATATGCTTGATGAGACTGTGATTGCTGAGGCTCCAAGGGATATTGTTTTAAAACTGATCAGGAAGATACATCCTGATGTTTTCATACAAGGGATTGTGAATGGGGCCTACAGTGCACCCTTTTTTATCACTAGATTCAGGGAGGCTATCTTCTTTTTCTCAACTTTGTTTGATATGTTTGAAACCATTTTGCCTCGTGATATTCCCGAGCGGATGCTGATGGAGAGAGAGCTGTTGGGACGGGAGGCAATGAATGTCATTGCATGTGAGGATGCAGAGAGAATTGAGAGACCAGAAACTTACAGGCGGTGGCAGTACCGGATCATGAGGGCTGGGTTTACTCAGCTACCACTGAATAAGGACATAATGAAGATGGCCAAGGAAAGAGTGGAAGCATGCTACCACAAAGATTTTGTAATTGACGAAGATAACCAGTGGTTGCTTCAGGGCTGGAAGGGCCGTATTGCCTTTGCACTCTCGTCATGGAAGCCTTCTTGTTAA